In the Mycolicibacter sp. MU0102 genome, one interval contains:
- a CDS encoding TetR/AcrR family transcriptional regulator, with the protein MDTEPTIADMADARRAMYQQQIVAAAEYEFSRTGFADARVSDIAKTAGVSLATIYKYFAGKDEIWDALNAARMQEFVAAVRVRTDEIDSPLEAILAGARAEVEFFAAHPHFLQLHINEGLSWASASAELGRGGQRAAWRTGMDMITRAAEIAADAGQITHLPPRIAAALVISALQIWLTDWVSAGKAEPVEAVADAVVRHLRLSLGAEPA; encoded by the coding sequence GTGGACACTGAGCCAACGATCGCCGACATGGCCGACGCACGCAGGGCCATGTACCAACAGCAGATCGTGGCCGCAGCCGAGTACGAGTTCAGTCGCACCGGCTTCGCCGACGCACGGGTGAGCGACATCGCCAAGACCGCCGGGGTGTCACTGGCGACGATCTACAAGTACTTCGCCGGCAAGGACGAGATCTGGGACGCCCTCAACGCCGCGCGCATGCAGGAGTTCGTTGCCGCCGTGCGCGTCCGCACAGACGAAATCGACTCCCCGCTCGAGGCGATCCTGGCCGGAGCGCGTGCCGAGGTTGAGTTTTTCGCGGCACATCCGCACTTTCTGCAGCTGCATATCAATGAGGGCCTGAGCTGGGCATCGGCCTCAGCCGAGTTGGGCCGAGGCGGTCAGCGGGCAGCGTGGCGAACGGGTATGGACATGATCACCCGGGCAGCCGAGATCGCGGCGGACGCCGGTCAGATCACCCACCTGCCTCCGCGAATCGCTGCGGCACTGGTCATCTCGGCCTTGCAGATTTGGCTCACCGACTGGGTCTCGGCAGGCAAGGCCGAGCCGGTCGAGGCTGTCGCCGACGCTGTCGTGCGGCACCTGCGACTCAGCCTCGGCGCCGAGCCGGCTTAG
- a CDS encoding winged helix DNA-binding domain-containing protein — MRTFTIAERRKRLARRHFLAPDTADEPIDRIVATLVGLHATDPATPYLSLWARRSGFAVGDLHDALYEKRSLVKHLAMRRTLWVFDPADLPAVQAAASDRVADTERRKLIADVAKAGVADDGDTWLTQAAAAVLRHLDENGPASSIALRAALPELAGTYDPAPGKTYGGQTHLAPRALTVLGAQGHIVRGPNDGGWTASRPQWTTATSWLGELGAPMTAEPAQTQLVRTWLRAFGPATAEDIKWWFGTTKTVVRKALSEIGAVDVDLHGTAGYALADDLEPEPEPEPWGALLPGLDVTTMGWYQRDWYLGEHRGQLFDNNGNAGPTVWWNGRIVGGWYQDAAAEVQLQLLEDPGAQARAALNQRAQELTAWLDGVRVPPRFPSPLVKAAAR; from the coding sequence GTGCGCACCTTCACCATCGCCGAACGGCGAAAACGTTTGGCGCGCAGACATTTTCTTGCCCCCGACACCGCTGACGAGCCGATCGACCGGATCGTGGCAACGCTGGTCGGGCTGCACGCTACCGATCCCGCCACCCCGTACCTGTCGCTATGGGCGCGGCGATCAGGGTTCGCGGTGGGCGACCTACACGACGCCCTGTATGAAAAGCGTTCTTTGGTCAAGCATCTGGCGATGCGCCGCACGCTGTGGGTGTTCGACCCCGCCGACCTACCCGCCGTGCAGGCCGCGGCCAGCGACCGGGTGGCCGACACCGAACGGCGCAAGCTGATCGCCGATGTGGCCAAAGCGGGCGTGGCCGATGACGGCGACACGTGGCTGACCCAGGCTGCGGCCGCGGTGTTGCGGCACCTCGATGAGAACGGACCGGCCAGCAGCATCGCGCTGCGCGCGGCCCTGCCAGAGCTGGCCGGCACCTACGATCCCGCGCCCGGCAAGACCTACGGCGGCCAGACCCATCTGGCGCCGCGCGCACTGACCGTGCTGGGCGCGCAGGGCCACATCGTGCGGGGCCCCAACGATGGCGGCTGGACTGCGTCGCGCCCGCAATGGACGACCGCGACGAGCTGGCTCGGTGAACTCGGCGCCCCGATGACCGCCGAGCCGGCGCAGACCCAGTTGGTCCGAACCTGGCTGCGGGCGTTCGGCCCGGCCACCGCCGAGGACATCAAGTGGTGGTTCGGTACCACCAAGACGGTGGTCCGTAAGGCGTTGAGTGAGATCGGCGCCGTCGACGTGGACCTGCACGGCACGGCCGGGTATGCGTTGGCCGACGACCTGGAGCCCGAACCCGAGCCCGAGCCGTGGGGTGCGCTGCTGCCGGGCCTCGACGTCACCACGATGGGCTGGTATCAGCGCGACTGGTACCTCGGCGAGCACCGCGGCCAGCTCTTCGACAACAACGGCAACGCCGGGCCCACCGTGTGGTGGAACGGCCGGATCGTCGGCGGCTGGTATCAGGACGCGGCCGCCGAAGTGCAGCTGCAGCTGCTCGAAGACCCGGGCGCCCAGGCCCGTGCCGCGCTGAACCAGCGGGCGCAGGAGCTCACCGCATGGCTGGACGGCGTGCGGGTGCCGCCGCGGTTCCCGTCGCCGCTGGTGAAGGCGGCAGCGCGTTGA
- the uvrA gene encoding excinuclease ABC subunit UvrA, protein MADRLIVKGAREHNLRSVDLDLPRDALIVFTGLSGSGKSSLAFDTIFAEGQRRYVESLSAYARQFLGQMDKPDVDFIEGLSPAVSIDQKSTNRNPRSTVGTITEVYDYLRLLYARAGTPHCPVCGERIARQTPQQIVDQVLAMDEGLRFQVLAPVVRTRKGEFADLFEKLNTQGYSRVRVDGVVHSLTDPPKLKKQEKHDIEVVVDRLTVKESAKQRLTDSVETALGLADGIVVLEFVDRDDDHPHREQRFSEKLACPNAHALSVDDLEPRSFSFNSPYGACPECAGLGIRKEVDADLVVPDADRTLAEGAVVPWSMGPTSEYFTRMMASLGEAMGFDVDTPWRKLPAKARKAILEGSDEQVHVRYRNRYGRTRSYYTDFEGVMAFLQRKMEQTESEQMKERYAGFMRDVPCPECAGTRLKPEILAVTLAAGDYGSKSIAQVSELSIADCADFLNALTLGPREQAIAGQVLKEIQSRLSFLLDVGLEYLTLSRAAGTLSGGEAQRIRLATQIGSGLVGVLYVLDEPSIGLHQRDNRRLIETLVRLRDLGNTLIVVEHDLDTIAHADWIVDIGPAAGEHGGKIVHSGPYSDLLANTDSITGAYLSGAKSIAVPENRRPVDAKRQLGVVGAREHNLSGVDVAFPLGVLTAVTGVSGSGKSTLVNDILATVLANKLNGARLVPGRHTRITGLDHLDKLVRVDQSPIGRTPRSNPATYTGVFDKIRTLFAATTEAKVRGYQPGRFSFNVKGGRCEACTGDGTIKIEMNFLPDVYVPCEVCHGARYNRETLEVHYKGKTIAEVLDMSIEEAAEFFEPITGIHRYLRTLVDVGLGYVRLGQPAPTLSGGEAQRVKLASELQKRSTGRTVYILDEPTTGLHFEDIAKLLVVINGLVDKGNTVIVIEHNLDVIKTADWIIDMGPEGGAGGGTVVATGTPEDVLAVPESYTGKFLAEILGAPAKPPKATKRRRKVSA, encoded by the coding sequence CAAGGGTGCGCGGGAACACAACCTGCGCAGTGTGGATCTGGACCTGCCGCGTGACGCGTTGATCGTGTTCACGGGGCTGTCCGGTTCGGGTAAATCCTCGCTGGCCTTCGACACCATCTTCGCTGAGGGCCAGCGCCGCTATGTCGAATCCCTGTCGGCCTACGCCCGCCAGTTCCTGGGCCAGATGGACAAGCCCGACGTCGACTTCATCGAGGGCCTGTCGCCGGCGGTGTCCATCGACCAGAAGTCCACCAACCGCAACCCGCGCTCGACGGTCGGCACCATCACCGAGGTCTACGACTACCTGCGGCTGCTCTACGCCCGCGCCGGGACCCCGCACTGCCCGGTCTGTGGCGAGCGGATCGCCCGCCAGACCCCGCAGCAAATCGTCGACCAGGTGCTGGCCATGGACGAGGGTCTGCGGTTCCAGGTGCTGGCACCGGTGGTGCGCACCCGCAAGGGCGAGTTCGCCGACCTCTTCGAGAAGCTCAACACCCAGGGCTACAGCCGGGTGCGGGTGGACGGCGTGGTGCATTCACTGACCGATCCGCCCAAGCTCAAAAAGCAGGAGAAGCACGACATCGAGGTGGTCGTCGACCGCCTCACCGTCAAGGAGTCGGCCAAGCAGCGGCTCACCGATTCGGTGGAGACCGCGCTGGGCCTGGCTGACGGCATCGTCGTGCTGGAATTCGTCGACCGGGACGACGACCATCCACACCGCGAGCAGCGCTTCTCCGAGAAGCTGGCCTGCCCCAACGCGCACGCGCTCTCGGTCGACGACCTGGAACCGCGGTCGTTCTCGTTCAACTCGCCCTACGGGGCCTGCCCGGAGTGCGCGGGCCTGGGCATCCGCAAGGAGGTCGACGCCGACCTGGTGGTGCCCGACGCCGACCGCACCCTGGCCGAGGGCGCGGTGGTGCCCTGGTCGATGGGTCCCACCAGCGAGTACTTCACCCGGATGATGGCCAGCCTCGGTGAGGCGATGGGTTTCGACGTCGACACTCCGTGGCGCAAACTGCCGGCCAAGGCCCGCAAGGCGATCCTGGAGGGCTCCGACGAGCAGGTGCACGTGCGCTACCGCAACCGCTACGGCCGGACGCGCTCGTACTACACCGATTTCGAAGGTGTGATGGCGTTCCTGCAACGCAAGATGGAGCAGACCGAATCCGAGCAGATGAAGGAACGCTACGCCGGGTTCATGCGTGACGTGCCGTGTCCGGAGTGTGCCGGCACCCGGCTCAAACCGGAGATCCTGGCCGTGACGCTGGCCGCGGGCGACTACGGCAGCAAATCCATCGCGCAGGTCAGTGAGCTGTCGATCGCGGATTGCGCGGACTTCCTCAACGCCCTGACCCTGGGCCCGCGCGAGCAGGCCATCGCCGGGCAGGTGCTCAAAGAGATCCAGTCCCGGCTGAGCTTCCTGCTCGACGTCGGACTGGAGTACCTGACGCTGTCACGGGCCGCTGGAACGCTCTCCGGTGGTGAGGCGCAACGCATTCGGCTGGCCACCCAGATCGGGTCGGGCCTGGTCGGGGTGCTCTACGTGCTCGACGAGCCGTCGATCGGGCTGCATCAGCGCGACAACCGGCGGCTGATCGAAACCCTGGTGCGGCTGCGCGATCTGGGCAACACCCTGATCGTCGTCGAGCACGACCTGGACACCATCGCGCACGCCGACTGGATCGTCGACATCGGCCCCGCGGCCGGCGAGCACGGCGGCAAGATCGTGCACAGCGGTCCCTACAGTGACCTGTTGGCCAACACCGACTCGATCACCGGCGCCTACCTGTCCGGCGCGAAAAGCATTGCGGTTCCCGAGAACCGCCGGCCGGTGGACGCCAAGCGCCAACTCGGGGTGGTCGGCGCCCGCGAGCACAACCTGTCCGGCGTTGACGTGGCGTTTCCGCTCGGCGTGCTCACCGCGGTCACCGGGGTGTCCGGCTCGGGCAAGTCGACCTTGGTCAACGACATTCTGGCGACGGTGCTGGCCAACAAACTCAACGGCGCCCGGCTGGTGCCTGGCCGGCACACCCGGATCACCGGACTCGATCACCTGGACAAGCTGGTGCGGGTCGACCAGTCACCGATCGGGCGCACGCCGCGGTCCAACCCGGCCACCTACACCGGAGTGTTCGACAAGATCCGCACCCTGTTCGCCGCCACCACCGAGGCCAAGGTCCGCGGCTATCAGCCCGGCCGGTTCTCGTTCAACGTCAAGGGCGGCCGCTGCGAGGCGTGCACCGGCGACGGCACCATCAAGATCGAGATGAACTTCCTGCCGGATGTCTATGTGCCCTGTGAGGTCTGCCACGGTGCCCGCTACAACCGGGAGACCCTGGAGGTGCACTACAAGGGCAAGACCATCGCCGAGGTGCTGGACATGTCCATCGAGGAGGCGGCGGAGTTCTTCGAGCCGATCACCGGCATCCACCGCTACCTGCGCACCCTGGTCGATGTCGGGCTGGGATATGTGCGGCTGGGCCAGCCGGCGCCGACGCTGTCCGGGGGAGAGGCGCAGCGGGTGAAGCTGGCTTCCGAACTGCAGAAGCGGTCCACCGGCCGGACGGTCTACATCCTCGACGAGCCCACCACTGGACTGCATTTCGAGGACATCGCCAAACTGTTGGTCGTGATCAACGGTCTGGTCGACAAGGGCAACACGGTGATCGTCATCGAGCACAACCTCGACGTGATCAAGACCGCGGACTGGATCATCGACATGGGTCCCGAGGGCGGCGCCGGGGGTGGGACGGTGGTGGCCACCGGCACACCCGAGGACGTGCTTGCGGTGCCGGAGAGCTACACCGGCAAGTTCCTCGCCGAAATCCTGGGCGCACCGGCCAAACCCCCCAAGGCCACTAAGCGCCGTCGTAAGGTCAGCGCTTAG
- a CDS encoding alpha/beta hydrolase encodes MHGWIPVTVQAAAVLALVLAVGWRSRRWLWRLPLIGALGLAAAGCAYWFATDDGLSGQPPPITLWLWIALTGAAAALLVLGWRGAAWWRRGIAILAVPLCLISAGLTLNAWVGYFPTVQSAWGNLTSGPLPDQSDIAAVDAIAGSGTVPERGHVLQVTIPADASHFKHRGELVYLPPAWFAQNPPLPLPAVMMIGGEFNTPADWLRSGGAIKAVDDFAAAHHGNAPVLVFVDSGGSFNNDTECVNGPRGNAADHLTEDVVPYVISHFGVSPKPSQWGVVGWSMGGTCAVDLTAMHPDKFSAFVDIAGDLSPNAGTRSQTISRLFGGSVDAWAAFDPSTVIAKHGRYSGVSGWFAVDGSATKADAGGQLAAAKSLCTLGQANGIDCAVISEPGQHDWPFAGRVFTHALPWLAARLSTPGVAPVPFPDTSSDAAGRHPPDTPAHRTPGR; translated from the coding sequence ATGCATGGCTGGATCCCGGTCACGGTGCAGGCGGCGGCGGTGTTGGCGCTGGTTCTGGCCGTGGGCTGGCGGTCGCGCCGCTGGCTGTGGCGGCTGCCGTTGATCGGTGCCCTGGGGCTCGCCGCGGCGGGATGCGCGTACTGGTTCGCCACCGACGACGGCCTGTCCGGTCAGCCGCCGCCGATAACCCTGTGGCTGTGGATCGCGCTGACCGGCGCCGCCGCGGCGCTACTGGTCTTGGGCTGGCGCGGTGCGGCCTGGTGGCGACGCGGCATCGCCATTCTGGCGGTGCCACTGTGTCTGATCAGTGCGGGTTTGACCCTCAATGCCTGGGTCGGTTACTTCCCGACCGTGCAGAGCGCCTGGGGCAACCTGACGTCGGGGCCGCTGCCCGACCAGAGCGACATAGCCGCGGTGGATGCGATAGCCGGCTCGGGCACCGTGCCCGAGCGCGGCCACGTGCTGCAGGTGACGATCCCCGCCGACGCTTCGCATTTCAAACATCGCGGCGAACTGGTGTACCTGCCTCCGGCGTGGTTCGCCCAGAATCCGCCGCTGCCGCTGCCGGCCGTGATGATGATCGGCGGCGAGTTCAACACGCCTGCCGACTGGCTGCGCTCCGGGGGCGCCATCAAGGCCGTCGACGACTTCGCGGCCGCCCACCACGGCAATGCACCGGTGCTGGTGTTCGTCGACTCGGGTGGTTCCTTCAACAACGACACCGAATGCGTCAACGGCCCGCGCGGCAACGCCGCCGACCATCTGACCGAAGACGTGGTGCCGTACGTGATCTCACACTTCGGGGTCAGCCCCAAACCATCGCAGTGGGGTGTGGTCGGCTGGTCCATGGGCGGCACCTGCGCGGTCGACCTGACCGCGATGCACCCCGACAAGTTCAGCGCCTTTGTCGACATCGCGGGCGATCTGAGCCCCAACGCGGGAACCCGCTCGCAGACCATCAGCCGGCTGTTCGGCGGCAGCGTCGACGCCTGGGCGGCGTTCGACCCGTCGACGGTGATCGCCAAGCATGGCCGGTATTCCGGGGTGTCGGGGTGGTTCGCGGTCGACGGCAGCGCCACCAAGGCCGATGCCGGTGGCCAGCTCGCCGCCGCGAAGTCGCTGTGCACGCTGGGCCAGGCCAACGGCATCGACTGCGCCGTGATCTCCGAACCGGGCCAACACGACTGGCCGTTCGCCGGAAGGGTGTTCACCCACGCACTGCCGTGGTTGGCCGCCCGGCTGAGCACCCCGGGGGTGGCGCCGGTTCCGTTCCCGGACACCTCGTCCGACGCGGCCGGCCGGCACCCGCCCGACACGCCGGCTCATCGAACCCCGGGGCGGTAA